A window of Castanea sativa cultivar Marrone di Chiusa Pesio chromosome 1, ASM4071231v1 contains these coding sequences:
- the LOC142642909 gene encoding small ribosomal subunit protein bS6m → MPLYDCMLLLKPHVKKEALMELVARIGKHVYRRNGVLADMKSFGIVQLGYGIKKLDGRYYQGQLMQMTMMATPNINKELHYLNKEDRLLRWLLVKHRDTKYGLEFLSEDDGKGELSKLTRSSIYDDDDIDEDEDDDDDDDEYDVDQEEKKEN, encoded by the exons ATGCCTCTTTATGATTGTATGCTTCTGTTGAAGCCCCATGTGAAGAAGGAGGCTTTAATGGAGCTAGTTGCCCGAATAGGAAAACACGTTTACAGAAGAAATGGGGTTCTCGCTGATATGAAGTCATTTGGAATTGTTCAATTGGGTTATGGCATTAAAAAGCTTGATGGGAGATACTACCAG GGCCAATTAATGCAGATGACAATGATGGCTACGCCCAACATCAACAAAGAGCTGCATTACCTAAACAAGGAAGATAGGTTGCTGCGTTGGCTTTTGGTTAAACACCGAGATACAAAATATGGGCTGGAATTTCTAAGTGAAGATGATGGGAAAGGTGAGCTCAGCAAACTTACTCGGAGCAGCATATATGATGATGACGACattgatgaagatgaagacgaCGACGACGATGATGATGAATATGATGTGGACCAagaggagaagaaagagaactGA